A window of the Tenebrio molitor chromosome 1, icTenMoli1.1, whole genome shotgun sequence genome harbors these coding sequences:
- the LOC138132491 gene encoding protein lethal(2)essential for life-like yields MSLLSLVRDPLDYLRPSLILGQHFGMGLDDEDFLEPCLPRRVRRMLLSAPYYARNWQSQSSKKDKGSTLCMNKNKFQVSLDVQQFAPEEITVKVSGDTITVEGKHEEKEDDHGVISRHFVRKYTLPQGHNVDLVQSKLSSDGVLTITAPKNDEKKDEREIPIALTGQPSKAIEGDSGDDKKENEKREEKRDARKKK; encoded by the coding sequence ATGTCTCTTCTGTCGTTAGTAAGAGATCCACTGGACTACTTGCGTCCATCCCTGATCCTGGGCCAGCACTTCGGGATGGGCCTCGACGACGAAGACTTCCTCGAACCCTGCCTCCCTCGACGAGTCCGTCGAATGCTGCTGTCCGCACCCTACTACGCAAGAAACTGGCAGTCGCAGTCGTCCAAGAAAGACAAAGGTTCGACGTTGtgcatgaacaaaaacaaattccaAGTGAGTCTCGACGTTCAACAGTTCGCCCCAGAAGAAATCACCGTCAAAGTGTCGGGGGACACCATCACGGTCGAGGGCAAACACGAAGAGAAAGAAGACGACCATGGAGTCATCTCGAGGCACTTCGTTCGGAAGTACACTCTGCCGCAGGGGCACAATGTTGACTTGGTGCAGTCTAAACTGTCCTCAGATGGAGTGTTGACCATCACCGCTCCAAAGAACGACGAAAAGAAGGACGAACGCGAAATTCCTATCGCGCTGACAGGACAGCCATCAAAAGCCATCGAAGGAGACAGTGGTGATGACAAAAAGGAGAATGAAAAGCGAGAAGAGAAGCGCGACGCACGCaagaaaaaatag
- the RhoGAP68F gene encoding rho GTPase-activating protein 1: MNTNKLSPTRNFSGNLVDNSDEPYPSLSDYHDYEPNLEFDDSELHQSPDAVSQTAELIQMESNGINSPIPDFTDDNFEEELADPSEENLDSFVYSPSYPEVDDSPTSKFSEIDKYKIVDVKGDDSVGRKIIVVYAHRLPPIAEINHGLFLNYLTHTLDQYVEQDYSLVYFHYGLSSKNKPSLRWLVQAYKAFDRKYKKNLKALFLVHPTSFLKIVSQLFRPLISAKFGRKLNYVHTLKELNEHISLEKLDIADEVVEHDKKLGGTVAPATDSAFQPSSPQQQFGVTLQFIKDNYNVTIPPVVKQCVEYLDQPDALETEGIFRRSANTLKIRQLKEVANQGELLTFADAHEAAVLLKTFLRELKEPLLTHELYDEIIQFQTWEKDQQLRQVSILVMEKLPEDNYQILKYIISFLSRVMERADLNKMNAQNLAVVFGPNLVWSEVESMSLVAIGPINMFTQFLLQHCNAIFMI; encoded by the exons ATGAACACGAACAAGCTAAGTCCGACGAGAAACTTTTCAG GAAATCTGGTTGATAACAGTGATGAGCCATACCCGAGTTTATCAGATTACCACGATTACGAACCTAATCTCGAGTTTGATGACAGTGAACTGCACCAGAGCCCGGACGCTGTCTCGCAAACAG CGGAACTAATCCAGATGGAGTCGAACGGGATCAACTCCCCCATCCCGGACTTCACCGACGACAACTTCGAGGAAGAACTGGCCGACCCCAGCGAAGAGAACCTGGACAGCTTCGTGTACTCGCCGTCGTACCCCGAAGTCGACGACTCGCCGACGAGCAAATTCTCGGAGATCGACAAGTACAAGATCGTCGACGTGAAAGGGGACGATTCGGTCGGCAGAAAGATTATTGTTGTTTACGCCCATCGCCTCCCGCCCATCGCCGAAATCAATCAcggattatttttaaa CTACTTAACGCACACTCTGGACCAGTACGTCGAGCAGGACTACAGTCTGGTCTACTTCCACTACGGCCTCTCCAGCAAGAACAAGCCCTCCCTCCGGTGGCTGGTCCAGGCGTACAAAGCCTTCGACAGGAAGTACAAGAAAAACTTGAAGGCTCTGTTCCTAGTCCATCCGACCAGTTTCTTGAAAATTGTCTCGCAGCTTTTCAGGCCCCTGATCAGCGCCAAGTTCGGCCGCAAGCTGAACTACGTTCACACGTTGAAGGAATTGAACGAGCACATATCCCTCGAGAAGCTAGACATCGCGGACGAGGTCGTCGA ACATGACAAGAAGCTGGGGGGCACCGTGGCCCCCGCGACGGACAGCGCCTTCCAGCCGAGCTCCCCGCAGCAGCAGTTCGGGGTCACCCTCCAGTTCATCAAAGACAACTACAACGTCACAATACCCCCCGTCGTCAAACAGTGTGTCGAGTACTTGGATCAGCCTGACG CTCTAGAGACCGAAGGAATATTTAGAAGGTCCGCGAACACGCTGAAAATCAGACAGCTGAAGGAGGTGGCCAATCAGGGGGAGCTGTTGACTTTCGCCGACGCCCACGAAGCCGCGGTCCTGCTGAAAACGTTCTTGCGAGAGCTGAAGGAGCCGCTGTTGACGCACGAGTTGTACGACGAGATCATACAGTTTCAAA CTTGGGAGAAGGACCAACAGTTGCGACAGGTGTCGATTCTGGTGATGGAGAAGCTTCCCGAGGACAACTATCAAATATTGAAGTACATTATCAGCTTCCTGTCCAGG GTGATGGAGAGGGCCGACTTGAACAAAATGAACGCGCAGAATCTGGCGGTGGTCTTCGGGCCTAATCTGGTGTGGTCCGAAGTGGAATCGATGTCGCTCGTCGCCATAGGCCCCATAAACATGTTCACCCAGTTCTTGTTGCAGCACTGCAACGCGATATTTATGATTTAG
- the LOC138132501 gene encoding adenosine 5'-monophosphoramidase HINT3-like has protein sequence MTAVTTIIFNNKLYVKATKTFFAFTINRPTRQMSNCVFCKIVEGAAPSEIYYQDDDVLIFKDIKPAAKFHFLSIPKEHIPNVNSLTRDHLELLNKLITTSKEILVEKGGDVEDIRLGFHLPPFNSISHLHLHVISPASQMSTISRLIFKPHTWWFTSVEQVLEKFSNSKL, from the exons ATGACAGCTGTCACAACAatcatttttaacaataaattgtACGTCAAagcaacaaaaacatttttcgcgTTTACGATAAACAGGCCCACCAGACAG ATGTCAAACTGTGTGTTTTGTAAAATCGTCGAGGGAGCTGCCCCCAGTGAAATCTATTATCAAGACGATGATGTGCTCATTTTTAAGGACATTAAACCGGCGGCCAAATTCCACTTCCTATCTATACCAAAAGAACACATTCCCAATGTAAACAGTCTCACGAGAGATCATTTGGAGTTGC TTAACAAACTTATCACAACTAGCAAAGAAATTCTAGTAGAGAAAGGGGGCGACGTCGAAGACATCAGGTTGGGCTTCCATTTGCCCCCATTCAATTCAATATCGCATTTGCATTTGCACGTGATATCTCCAGCTTCTCAAATGTCCACTATAAGTCGGCTCATCTTCAAGCCTCACACCTGGTGGTTCACTTCG GTGGAACaagttttggaaaaattcaGCAACAGCAAGCTATAA
- the Bulli gene encoding regulator of MON1-CCZ1 complex isoform X1 translates to MASDYYLELSENPVRFEAVNQLTNVFFDDSNKHVFAVRSGGVMGVVVKGPKESDKPLNFRMEDHGPVLSIKFSLDEKVLAVQRTNTSVEFMNFNGATLDSEYSQSCKKNSNILGFVWSQNNEVAFMTDHGIELYMIIPEKKSLKYLKTTSVTVQWFVWCSQNKIALLASAHGSQLQPVLFKQGTISKLPKVETEPGRMALERDVTLSTLYDVPAVLILRHQSGPQSAEVHVHTLSGPGQAPVKTHVLKLGLSGRFAINIVDDLILVHHQASRSSQIFDTALPGESDGIVRYHTTVAPARSFKQAQITLPGLVEPQTHICELYSPNWVVFQPNIVIDAKLGCLWHINLCLAELCTSIPDLATCTQVALKRTNGKPILLKMLLEAVKQPKPPLGKLQESFNHINNVYRECLEAELQSHTASPPSAPYLKSPPPPRVQIDQMDIYNEIFQKLDVEKDLGKLEWTLISYMTSLFEQGIPAQHNLNELLITTLVKRKKLTALQQLLQYGVVSDSKPLACLLLSLGNLHPSATQLALDMLARLNAVEEMQEILLSEGQVLSALKLGQDSANPRKFLQAAQSTGDNALFHSVLYYFKNNSQFAAAFNKDERLNNFVHQYNSTFLEN, encoded by the exons ATGGCATCCGACTATTATCTGGAGTTATCGGAAAACCCTGTGCGCTTCGAAGCTGTGAACCAACTGACGAACGTCTTCTTCGATGACTCCAACAAACAC GTGTTCGCGGTACGCTCCGGCGGCGTCATGGGGGTGGTGGTCAAAGGCCCCAAGGAGAGCGACAAGCCGCTCAACTTCCGCATGGAGGACCACGGGCCCGTCTTGTCGATAAAATTTTCCCTGGACGAGAAAGTGCTGGCCGTGCAGCGCACCAACACCTCGGTCGAATTCATGAACTTCAACGGGGCCACGCTCGACTCGGAGTATTCGCAAAGTTGCAAGAAAAACTCCAACATTTTGGGCTTCGTCTGGTCGCAAAACAACGAAGTCGCGTTCATGACCGACCACGGGATCGAGCTCTACATGATCATCCCTGAAAAAAAGTCGCTCAAGTATTTGAAAACCACGTCGGTCACCGTCCAGTGGTTCGTCTGGTGCTCGCAGAACAAGATCGCTCTGTTGGCGTCCGCGCACGGCTCGCAGTTGCAACCGGTGCTGTTCAAACAAGGCACAATCAGTAAACTACCAAAAGTTGAAA CTGAACCCGGTCGTATGGCGCTCGAGAGGGACGTCACTTTGTCCACCCTTTACGACGTCCCCGCAGTTTTGATCCTGCGGCATCAGAGTGGCCCCCAGAGTGCCGAGGTTCACGTGCACACTTTGAGCGGCCCGGGACAAGCCCCCGTTAAAACGCACGTGCTTAAATTGGGCTTATCTGGTAGATTTGCCATCAACATCGTCGACGACTTAATTCTGGTTCATCATCAG gCGTCAAGAAGCTCACAGATATTCGATACGGCTTTGCCCGGGGAGAGTGACGGAATAGTGCGCTACCACACAACAGTCGCCCCCGCAAGGTCATTCAAACAGGCTCAGATCACTCTGCCAGGACTGGTAGAGCCCCAAACCCACATTTGCGAATTAT ATTCTCCCAACTGGGTTGTCTTCCAACCAAACATCGTGATCGACGCAAAACTGGGTTGTTTGTGGCACATCAATCTCTGTCTGGCGGAACTTTGTACCTCAATCCCAGACCTGGCGACTTGTACGCAAGTGGCGCTAAAGCGGACAAACGGGAAACCAATCTTGCTTAAA ATGCTTTTGGAGGCGGTGAAACAACCCAAACCGCCCCTAGGCAAGCTACAGGAGTCGTTCAATCACATAAACAACGTCTACAGAGAGTGTCTCGAGGCAGAGTTGCAGTCGCACACGGCGTCACCTCCAAGCGCGCCGTACTTGAAGTCGCCGCCCCCGCCGAGAGTCCAGATCGACCAAATGGACATTTACAacgaaattttccaaaaactggACGTCGAGAAAGATTTGGGCAAACTGGAGTGGACTCTGATCAGTTACATGACGTCACTTTTCGAGCAAGGCATTCCCGcgcaacataacctcaacgAGCTGTTGATCACCACTTTGGTGAAACGAAAGAAGTTGACCGCTTTGCAGCAGTTGCTGCAGTACGGGGTAGTTTCAGATTCCAAACCCTTGGCTTGTCTGCTGCTCTCTTTGGGGAATTTGCATCCCTCGGCGACGCAGTTGGCGTTAGATATGTTGGCAAGACTGAACGCTGTCGAAGAGATGCAAGAAATTCTCCTGAGCGAAGGACAAGTCCTGTCGGCTCTCAAGTTGGGACAGGACTCCGCCAATCCGCGCAAATTCTTGCAAGCGGCCCAAAGTACCGGCGACAACGCCCTCTTCCACAGCGTTTTGTACTACTTCAAGAATAATTCCCAGTTTGCTGCTGCTTTCAACAAAG ATGAAAGACTGAACAATTTTGTGCACCAGTACAACTCGACGTTTCTGGAGAACTAG
- the Bulli gene encoding regulator of MON1-CCZ1 complex isoform X2 — protein sequence MASDYYLELSENPVRFEAVNQLTNVFFDDSNKHVFAVRSGGVMGVVVKGPKESDKPLNFRMEDHGPVLSIKFSLDEKVLAVQRTNTSVEFMNFNGATLDSEYSQSCKKNSNILGFVWSQNNEVAFMTDHGIELYMIIPEKKSLKYLKTTSVTVQWFVWCSQNKIALLASAHGSQLQPVLFKQGTISKLPKVETEPGRMALERDVTLSTLYDVPAVLILRHQSGPQSAEVHVHTLSGPGQAPVKTHVLKLGLSGRFAINIVDDLILVHHQASRSSQIFDTALPGESDGIVRYHTTVAPARSFKQAQITLPGLVEPQTHICELYSPNWVVFQPNIVIDAKLGCLWHINLCLAELCTSIPDLATCTQVALKRTNGKPILLKMLLEAVKQPKPPLGKLQESFNHINNVYRECLEAELQSHTASPPSAPYLKSPPPPRVQIDQMDIYNEIFQKLDVEKDLGKLEWTLISYMTSLFEQGIPAQHNLNELLITTLVKRKKLTALQQLLQYGVVSDSKPLACLLLSLGNLHPSATQLALDMLARLNAVEEMQEILLSEGQVLSALKLGQDSANPRKFLQAAQSTGDNALFHSVLYYFKNNSQFAAAFNKGSKRKFLSKSV from the exons ATGGCATCCGACTATTATCTGGAGTTATCGGAAAACCCTGTGCGCTTCGAAGCTGTGAACCAACTGACGAACGTCTTCTTCGATGACTCCAACAAACAC GTGTTCGCGGTACGCTCCGGCGGCGTCATGGGGGTGGTGGTCAAAGGCCCCAAGGAGAGCGACAAGCCGCTCAACTTCCGCATGGAGGACCACGGGCCCGTCTTGTCGATAAAATTTTCCCTGGACGAGAAAGTGCTGGCCGTGCAGCGCACCAACACCTCGGTCGAATTCATGAACTTCAACGGGGCCACGCTCGACTCGGAGTATTCGCAAAGTTGCAAGAAAAACTCCAACATTTTGGGCTTCGTCTGGTCGCAAAACAACGAAGTCGCGTTCATGACCGACCACGGGATCGAGCTCTACATGATCATCCCTGAAAAAAAGTCGCTCAAGTATTTGAAAACCACGTCGGTCACCGTCCAGTGGTTCGTCTGGTGCTCGCAGAACAAGATCGCTCTGTTGGCGTCCGCGCACGGCTCGCAGTTGCAACCGGTGCTGTTCAAACAAGGCACAATCAGTAAACTACCAAAAGTTGAAA CTGAACCCGGTCGTATGGCGCTCGAGAGGGACGTCACTTTGTCCACCCTTTACGACGTCCCCGCAGTTTTGATCCTGCGGCATCAGAGTGGCCCCCAGAGTGCCGAGGTTCACGTGCACACTTTGAGCGGCCCGGGACAAGCCCCCGTTAAAACGCACGTGCTTAAATTGGGCTTATCTGGTAGATTTGCCATCAACATCGTCGACGACTTAATTCTGGTTCATCATCAG gCGTCAAGAAGCTCACAGATATTCGATACGGCTTTGCCCGGGGAGAGTGACGGAATAGTGCGCTACCACACAACAGTCGCCCCCGCAAGGTCATTCAAACAGGCTCAGATCACTCTGCCAGGACTGGTAGAGCCCCAAACCCACATTTGCGAATTAT ATTCTCCCAACTGGGTTGTCTTCCAACCAAACATCGTGATCGACGCAAAACTGGGTTGTTTGTGGCACATCAATCTCTGTCTGGCGGAACTTTGTACCTCAATCCCAGACCTGGCGACTTGTACGCAAGTGGCGCTAAAGCGGACAAACGGGAAACCAATCTTGCTTAAA ATGCTTTTGGAGGCGGTGAAACAACCCAAACCGCCCCTAGGCAAGCTACAGGAGTCGTTCAATCACATAAACAACGTCTACAGAGAGTGTCTCGAGGCAGAGTTGCAGTCGCACACGGCGTCACCTCCAAGCGCGCCGTACTTGAAGTCGCCGCCCCCGCCGAGAGTCCAGATCGACCAAATGGACATTTACAacgaaattttccaaaaactggACGTCGAGAAAGATTTGGGCAAACTGGAGTGGACTCTGATCAGTTACATGACGTCACTTTTCGAGCAAGGCATTCCCGcgcaacataacctcaacgAGCTGTTGATCACCACTTTGGTGAAACGAAAGAAGTTGACCGCTTTGCAGCAGTTGCTGCAGTACGGGGTAGTTTCAGATTCCAAACCCTTGGCTTGTCTGCTGCTCTCTTTGGGGAATTTGCATCCCTCGGCGACGCAGTTGGCGTTAGATATGTTGGCAAGACTGAACGCTGTCGAAGAGATGCAAGAAATTCTCCTGAGCGAAGGACAAGTCCTGTCGGCTCTCAAGTTGGGACAGGACTCCGCCAATCCGCGCAAATTCTTGCAAGCGGCCCAAAGTACCGGCGACAACGCCCTCTTCCACAGCGTTTTGTACTACTTCAAGAATAATTCCCAGTTTGCTGCTGCTTTCAACAAAG GTAGTAAAAGAAAGTTTCTGTCTAAATCAGTATGA